In the Staphylococcus condimenti genome, one interval contains:
- a CDS encoding YfcC family protein encodes MDNTDQSKQATNAHDSSERPKKKKKFKLRMPGAFVILFILTVAAVIATWIIPAGAYSKLSYEPGAQQLKIENPHKEIKKVPATQKELDKMGVKIQIEQFKSGAINKPVSIPDTYERLDQNPAGPGEITNAMVEGTIEAVDIMVFIFVLGGLIGVVSASGSFESGLLALTKKTKGHEFMLIFMVSILMVLGGTLCGIEEEAVAFYPILVPIFIAMGYDSIVCVGAIFLASSVGTTFSTINPFSVVIASNAAGITFTEGLYWRVAGCIVGAIFVIGYLYWYSQRIKKDPKLSYSYEDRKSFEKQWSVMGKDAHADNFSWRKKIILILFVIPFPLMVWGVMTQGWWFPVMASMFLAVTIIIMFIAGTGKNGLGEKGTVDAFVNGASSLVGVSLIIGLARGINLVMNEGLISDTILHFSSTLVQNVSGPIFIIIILFIFFFLGFIVPSSSGLAVLAMPIFAPLADTVGIPRFVMVTAYQFGQYAMLFLAPTGLVMATLQMLDMKYSHWFRFVWPVVVFVLVFGGAMLVTQVLVYS; translated from the coding sequence ATGGATAACACTGATCAAAGCAAACAAGCAACAAATGCACATGACAGCTCAGAACGGCCTAAGAAAAAAAAGAAATTCAAGCTTAGAATGCCTGGTGCCTTCGTAATCCTCTTTATTTTAACTGTAGCTGCTGTAATTGCTACATGGATTATTCCAGCAGGTGCCTATTCAAAACTGTCTTATGAACCAGGTGCTCAGCAATTAAAAATTGAGAACCCGCATAAAGAAATCAAGAAAGTGCCCGCCACTCAAAAAGAACTTGATAAGATGGGCGTTAAAATACAAATCGAACAATTCAAATCCGGTGCCATCAACAAACCGGTTTCAATTCCAGATACGTATGAACGATTAGATCAAAATCCAGCAGGACCTGGAGAAATCACTAATGCAATGGTAGAAGGAACAATTGAAGCAGTAGACATCATGGTCTTCATCTTTGTACTCGGAGGATTGATTGGAGTTGTAAGTGCCAGTGGTTCCTTCGAATCAGGATTGCTCGCTTTAACTAAGAAAACTAAAGGACATGAGTTCATGCTCATCTTCATGGTTTCTATCTTAATGGTATTAGGTGGTACCCTCTGCGGTATCGAGGAAGAAGCCGTGGCCTTCTATCCGATACTGGTGCCGATATTCATTGCCATGGGCTATGATTCCATTGTCTGTGTGGGTGCCATATTCTTAGCCAGCTCTGTAGGGACAACCTTCTCTACAATCAATCCATTCTCAGTAGTAATTGCCTCTAACGCAGCAGGTATTACATTTACTGAAGGTTTATACTGGCGTGTAGCAGGTTGTATCGTCGGTGCAATCTTTGTTATCGGTTACTTATACTGGTACTCTCAAAGAATCAAAAAAGATCCGAAACTATCTTATTCTTACGAAGATCGCAAGTCATTTGAAAAGCAATGGTCTGTTATGGGTAAAGACGCACATGCTGATAACTTCTCTTGGCGTAAGAAAATTATCTTGATTTTATTCGTTATCCCATTCCCATTAATGGTATGGGGCGTAATGACTCAAGGCTGGTGGTTCCCAGTCATGGCTTCAATGTTCTTAGCAGTTACAATTATCATCATGTTTATTGCAGGAACAGGTAAAAACGGTTTAGGTGAAAAAGGAACTGTAGATGCCTTTGTAAATGGTGCATCAAGCTTAGTTGGTGTATCACTCATCATCGGTTTAGCACGCGGTATCAACTTAGTTATGAACGAAGGTTTGATTTCAGATACTATCTTGCACTTCTCATCTACATTAGTACAAAACGTGAGCGGTCCGATATTTATCATTATTATCCTATTTATCTTCTTCTTCTTAGGATTTATCGTACCATCATCATCTGGTTTGGCTGTACTTGCAATGCCGATCTTCGCACCACTTGCGGATACAGTAGGTATTCCAAGATTCGTTATGGTTACAGCTTACCAATTCGGACAATACGCAATGTTGTTCTTAGCACCAACAGGTCTGGTAATGGCAACACTGCAAATGCTCGACATGAAGTACTCTCACTGGTTCCGTTTCGTATGGCCGGTTGTAGTCTTCGTACTCGTATTCGGTGGCGCAATGCTTGTCACACAAGTACTCGTTTACTCATAA
- the arcC gene encoding carbamate kinase, with translation MAKIVVALGGNALGNSPEEQLKLVENTAKSLIALVQKGNEVVISHGNGPQVGSINLGLNYAAEHEQGPPFPFPECGAMSQAYIGYQLQQSLQNELHNLGIEKPVVTLVTQTVVDRDDEAFSNPTKPIGMFYDKELADTIAKERHYTFVEDSGRGYRRVVPSPQPIEIVELPSIETLINSGNLVISAGGGGIPVVKDDKGDLHGVDAVIDKDKSSALLGAELKSEQLIILTAVDYIYINFGKDNQEQLKEVTVDEMKKYIDEGQFAKGSMLPKVEASIQFIENNPKGEVIITSLDKLDDALEGKIGTVIKK, from the coding sequence ATGGCTAAAATCGTAGTAGCATTAGGCGGCAACGCATTAGGTAATTCCCCAGAAGAACAATTGAAACTTGTTGAAAATACAGCAAAATCATTAATCGCATTAGTTCAAAAAGGAAACGAAGTAGTCATCAGTCACGGTAACGGTCCGCAAGTCGGCAGTATCAACTTAGGATTGAACTACGCTGCTGAACACGAACAAGGCCCGCCATTCCCATTCCCAGAATGTGGCGCAATGAGCCAAGCTTATATCGGTTATCAACTACAACAAAGTTTGCAAAACGAATTGCATAACCTTGGTATTGAAAAACCAGTTGTAACATTAGTTACACAAACAGTTGTAGACAGAGATGACGAAGCATTCTCTAATCCAACAAAACCAATTGGTATGTTCTATGACAAAGAATTAGCAGATACAATCGCTAAAGAACGTCATTATACTTTCGTAGAAGATTCAGGACGCGGTTATCGTCGTGTTGTACCTTCTCCACAACCAATTGAAATCGTTGAATTACCAAGTATCGAAACTTTAATCAATTCTGGAAACTTAGTTATTTCAGCTGGTGGCGGCGGTATCCCTGTCGTTAAAGATGATAAAGGTGATCTGCATGGTGTAGACGCTGTTATCGACAAAGACAAATCAAGTGCCCTACTTGGTGCTGAATTGAAATCAGAACAATTGATTATCTTGACTGCAGTAGATTATATCTACATCAACTTCGGTAAAGATAATCAAGAACAATTAAAAGAAGTCACAGTCGATGAAATGAAGAAATACATTGATGAAGGCCAATTTGCTAAAGGCAGCATGTTGCCTAAAGTAGAAGCTTCAATCCAATTCATCGAAAACAACCCTAAAGGCGAAGTCATCATCACTTCATTAGATAAGTTAGATGACGCATTAGAAGGAAAAATAGGTACTGTGATTAAAAAATAA
- a CDS encoding ABC transporter substrate-binding protein, with protein sequence MKRLIQFGVILMALVMVLAGCQNKPEGEDKKSSSDSSSSSNSKDKLVLYTAGPDDLVKDMVKEYEKESGKKVEVYQGTTGEILGRLEAEKDNPKADVVQLASLPAALDYKKKGLIEPYKVKSADKLYRDWQDKDGYWYGFSGSALGISYNTDKVKEAPTDVKDLLKKDYKDALAIPNPSESGTALDLLAIKVHNQGQAAWDEYKALKDNGMKLAGANKPALETVIKGENKAVYGGVDYMVYKAKKKGEPVDISYPKSGTSISPRPAFILKSAKHKDAAKDYMNYVTSDKGQKQVDAHYLIPANKDEHKNKMTKAREDIKELKYDWPSLSSESEKVLKKFMDMMKS encoded by the coding sequence ATGAAGCGATTAATACAGTTCGGTGTAATCTTAATGGCATTAGTAATGGTGTTGGCAGGTTGTCAAAATAAGCCGGAAGGAGAGGATAAGAAGTCATCTTCTGATAGCAGTTCGTCCAGCAACAGCAAAGATAAATTAGTGTTATATACAGCAGGTCCAGATGATTTAGTTAAAGATATGGTAAAAGAATACGAAAAAGAGTCTGGTAAAAAAGTAGAAGTTTACCAAGGGACAACAGGTGAAATTTTAGGACGTTTAGAAGCTGAGAAAGACAATCCGAAAGCCGATGTCGTGCAATTAGCTTCTTTACCTGCAGCATTAGACTATAAGAAAAAAGGATTGATTGAACCTTATAAAGTCAAAAGTGCTGATAAATTGTATAGAGATTGGCAAGATAAAGACGGTTATTGGTACGGTTTCAGCGGCAGTGCGTTAGGTATTTCTTATAATACAGACAAAGTCAAAGAAGCACCGACAGATGTGAAGGACTTATTGAAAAAAGACTATAAAGATGCACTAGCAATTCCAAACCCTTCAGAATCAGGCACAGCATTAGACTTATTAGCTATTAAAGTACATAACCAAGGACAAGCAGCTTGGGATGAATATAAAGCATTAAAAGATAACGGTATGAAGTTAGCAGGGGCGAATAAACCAGCATTAGAAACTGTTATTAAAGGTGAAAATAAAGCAGTTTATGGTGGCGTGGATTATATGGTATATAAAGCGAAGAAAAAAGGAGAACCTGTTGATATTTCTTATCCGAAATCAGGTACATCGATCTCTCCGAGACCCGCTTTCATTTTAAAATCTGCGAAACATAAAGATGCAGCAAAAGATTATATGAACTATGTAACAAGTGATAAAGGTCAAAAACAAGTCGATGCACATTATTTAATTCCAGCTAATAAAGATGAACATAAAAATAAAATGACAAAAGCACGTGAAGACATTAAAGAATTGAAATATGATTGGCCGTCGTTATCAAGCGAAAGCGAAAAAGTATTGAAAAAATTCATGGACATGATGAAATCATAA
- a CDS encoding LysR family transcriptional regulator → MNLKQLMIFKQFVEDQNVNVVAEKLNITQPTVTFHLKNLSETHQVPLYHKKGKLITLTKAGQILYQNSSKILTLIEETESILGDYKTSKRGSLRIGSSHAPIYGMLPKALKSFMTEYQDIDVSLEVDTAPHTVEKVKNREVEIGVISENGIREREVEVKRLFDDPLMLAMDKSHPLAHCDDITIKDIQNYPLIIHSSGSTKDSIDEWQHTNLIQINPVMQSNSMSSLIETIRDSHFISLLSSSAVNHPDIIAKPIPHSPAERHISIVYKSDREINPIIQNFISTLYQLR, encoded by the coding sequence ATGAATCTTAAACAGCTGATGATTTTCAAACAATTCGTTGAAGATCAAAATGTGAATGTAGTTGCTGAAAAACTCAATATTACCCAGCCGACTGTCACTTTTCATTTGAAAAACTTAAGCGAAACACATCAAGTTCCGCTTTATCATAAAAAGGGAAAATTGATTACTTTAACCAAAGCAGGACAGATTTTATATCAAAATAGTTCTAAAATCCTAACTTTAATAGAAGAAACAGAAAGTATATTAGGAGATTATAAAACATCTAAAAGAGGCAGTTTAAGAATCGGATCCAGTCATGCACCTATTTACGGTATGTTGCCGAAAGCCCTTAAAAGTTTTATGACTGAATACCAAGATATTGATGTTTCGTTAGAAGTAGATACAGCACCGCATACTGTAGAAAAGGTGAAGAATCGAGAAGTAGAGATTGGTGTCATTTCAGAGAACGGAATTCGAGAAAGAGAAGTTGAGGTAAAACGACTATTTGATGATCCGCTCATGTTAGCAATGGACAAGTCTCATCCGCTTGCACATTGTGATGATATTACAATAAAAGACATACAGAATTATCCGCTTATCATTCACAGCAGCGGTTCTACAAAAGACAGTATCGATGAATGGCAACATACAAATCTGATACAAATTAATCCTGTCATGCAATCTAATAGTATGAGTAGTTTAATTGAAACTATTCGTGACTCTCACTTCATCAGTTTGCTCAGTTCAAGTGCAGTCAATCATCCAGACATTATCGCAAAACCGATCCCTCATTCACCTGCTGAAAGACATATTTCAATTGTTTATAAATCTGATCGAGAGATTAATCCTATTATACAGAACTTTATCTCAACCCTTTATCAACTGCGGTAG
- a CDS encoding ABC transporter ATP-binding protein, giving the protein MNEVALEIHNLKKSFGNQNVIRNVNLEVGSGEFISLLGASGSGKTTLLRLIAGLEQPDSGTIENDEQLYYSNEGTTQMLAPSKRNIGMVFQDFALWPHMSVFENIAYPLRVKKDTKNLKQRVREVLQEVRLEGYEKRKIHELSGGQQQRVSLARAIISRCDLVLMDEPLSALDAGLREDMRLLIQRLVKQYGMTAIFVTHDQYEAMTMSDRIAVMQEGRIEQCDTPENLYAKPQSEAVARFIGKGAFVKGTLKENRFIIQKENVIDEAEEGTPERLSAVSAVDLAGDSKKDRDTKDNPSDFKATSDTNLKEKDNEAANTLFLDVEGDINDGYYGLLLRPENVYTSHKGQHAVVSTVSFTGERYEYTAYINDMIVMFYDRKFYAEGDQVNLEFEVKQEYLIKMEDV; this is encoded by the coding sequence GTGAATGAAGTGGCGCTTGAAATACACAATTTAAAAAAGTCATTCGGTAATCAAAATGTGATCAGAAATGTGAATCTGGAAGTAGGCTCTGGGGAGTTTATTTCATTACTCGGTGCATCCGGCAGTGGTAAAACCACATTGCTGCGTTTGATTGCCGGATTAGAACAACCCGATAGCGGAACGATTGAAAATGATGAACAACTGTATTATTCAAATGAAGGCACGACTCAGATGCTTGCACCCTCGAAGCGTAATATAGGTATGGTATTCCAAGATTTTGCCTTATGGCCGCATATGTCAGTGTTTGAAAATATAGCTTATCCGCTTCGTGTTAAAAAAGATACCAAAAACTTGAAGCAAAGAGTACGCGAGGTATTGCAAGAAGTACGTCTAGAAGGATATGAGAAACGAAAAATACATGAACTCTCTGGTGGACAGCAACAACGTGTCTCACTCGCACGTGCAATTATTTCGCGATGCGACCTGGTTTTAATGGACGAACCATTATCAGCACTGGATGCCGGATTACGAGAAGATATGCGTTTATTGATTCAACGACTTGTTAAACAATACGGCATGACAGCCATTTTTGTCACACATGATCAATATGAAGCCATGACGATGTCAGATCGAATCGCAGTAATGCAAGAAGGCCGTATTGAACAATGCGACACTCCAGAAAACTTATACGCTAAACCACAAAGTGAAGCAGTCGCACGTTTTATCGGCAAGGGTGCATTTGTAAAAGGAACATTGAAAGAAAACCGATTTATCATCCAAAAAGAAAATGTAATAGATGAGGCAGAAGAAGGAACACCAGAACGCTTATCAGCTGTCTCTGCTGTAGATTTAGCAGGAGATTCTAAGAAAGATAGAGATACAAAAGATAATCCATCTGATTTCAAAGCAACTTCAGATACGAACTTAAAAGAAAAAGATAATGAAGCTGCAAATACACTTTTCTTAGATGTTGAAGGAGATATTAACGATGGATATTACGGATTGCTGTTACGTCCGGAAAACGTATATACAAGTCATAAAGGACAACATGCAGTTGTGTCGACAGTCAGTTTTACAGGTGAACGTTACGAATACACAGCATACATAAACGACATGATTGTCATGTTTTATGACAGAAAATTTTATGCTGAAGGTGACCAAGTCAATTTGGAATTTGAAGTGAAGCAAGAATATTTAATCAAAATGGAGGATGTTTAA
- a CDS encoding DUF4064 domain-containing protein translates to MDEQRNNRNQNNRNNEYDNGTIDDRQIPKNENREETERDARQESDYRNSEDGNYVDRREPRYSNHDERNNESYGSRDNRQEHTRSDAKQEPSYRNSEDGNYVDRRESRYNNHDERNNESYGSRDNPQEHTRHDDRRESRNENYQDDRYTDRRDPRYVNREDRHYHDNHHPRYDYRENERYDARAARPTNRVAEMVLGIMGSVFGIIAGIFGLLLGGISSSLGEADGGSIFGQAIGVIFVCIVTIVISCIINKNRIAMGIILIIGGLLNFILMGGFGILSGILILVAGIIALIRK, encoded by the coding sequence ATGGACGAACAGCGAAATAACAGAAATCAAAATAATAGAAATAATGAATATGACAATGGAACAATTGATGACAGGCAGATACCAAAAAACGAAAATCGTGAAGAAACCGAACGTGATGCCAGACAAGAATCTGACTATAGAAATTCTGAAGATGGCAACTATGTAGATAGACGCGAACCAAGATATAGCAATCATGATGAAAGAAACAATGAAAGCTATGGTTCAAGAGACAACCGTCAAGAGCATACAAGAAGTGATGCCAAACAAGAACCTAGCTATAGAAATTCTGAAGATGGCAACTATGTAGATAGACGCGAATCAAGATATAACAATCATGATGAAAGAAATAATGAAAGCTATGGTTCAAGAGATAACCCTCAAGAGCATACAAGACACGATGACCGACGTGAATCTAGAAATGAAAATTATCAAGATGACAGATATACAGACAGACGTGATCCAAGATATGTGAATCGTGAAGATAGACACTACCATGACAACCATCATCCGAGATATGATTATCGAGAAAATGAAAGGTATGATGCGAGAGCGGCAAGACCAACAAATAGGGTTGCCGAAATGGTACTTGGTATTATGGGTAGTGTATTCGGTATTATCGCCGGCATATTTGGTTTGCTGCTTGGCGGTATCAGTTCTAGCCTGGGAGAGGCAGATGGCGGTTCGATATTTGGCCAAGCAATCGGTGTTATTTTTGTTTGTATTGTAACGATAGTGATTAGTTGTATCATTAATAAAAATCGTATCGCAATGGGTATCATTTTGATTATTGGCGGACTATTGAACTTTATTTTGATGGGCGGCTTCGGTATTTTATCTGGTATTTTAATTTTAGTCGCAGGTATAATTGCTTTAATTCGAAAATAA
- the yidC gene encoding membrane protein insertase YidC has translation MKIKYILLLVMTTVLLAGCDYSKPGNRTGFFYNTFAKPMDNLLHWLGNNLNHDYGLAIIIIVLAIRLIMLPFMLGQTKNGQMMRKVMDIAKPEMKEVQEKVKRARTQEEKMAANQEMMEVYKKYELNPMKSMLGCLPILIQMPVLFGLYVSLKWPSHGGITAHPDFLWFDLTKPDILITIIAGVLYFLQSLVSLENMPKEQRQMGYMMMIISPIFIIYISYTSASALGLYWSVSAIFMIIQTFAANRYYAKYADQEVARLKAKMNKDSGEDKKPKNTQVVSKKNKKKKK, from the coding sequence ATGAAAATTAAATACATACTGTTGCTTGTTATGACTACAGTACTTTTAGCGGGTTGTGATTACTCAAAACCTGGAAACAGAACTGGTTTCTTCTATAACACATTCGCTAAACCAATGGATAATCTTTTACACTGGTTAGGTAATAATCTTAATCATGATTATGGACTAGCTATTATTATTATCGTATTGGCTATCCGTTTAATCATGTTGCCATTTATGTTGGGCCAAACTAAGAATGGTCAAATGATGCGTAAAGTAATGGATATTGCGAAACCTGAAATGAAAGAAGTTCAAGAAAAAGTTAAACGTGCGCGTACACAAGAAGAAAAAATGGCCGCTAACCAAGAAATGATGGAAGTTTATAAGAAATATGAATTGAATCCGATGAAGAGCATGTTAGGTTGCTTGCCTATTTTAATTCAAATGCCTGTCTTGTTCGGTTTATATGTTTCTCTTAAATGGCCTTCACATGGCGGTATTACAGCACATCCCGATTTCTTGTGGTTCGATTTAACAAAACCTGACATCTTAATTACAATTATTGCCGGTGTGCTTTACTTCTTACAATCACTTGTAAGTTTAGAGAATATGCCTAAAGAACAAAGACAAATGGGTTATATGATGATGATTATTTCTCCAATTTTCATTATCTATATCTCTTATACTTCTGCTTCAGCACTTGGTCTTTATTGGTCAGTATCAGCCATCTTCATGATTATTCAAACATTCGCAGCTAATAGATACTATGCAAAATACGCTGATCAAGAAGTAGCAAGATTGAAAGCAAAAATGAACAAAGATTCAGGCGAAGATAAAAAGCCTAAGAATACACAAGTTGTATCTAAAAAGAACAAGAAAAAGAAAAAATAA
- a CDS encoding DUF4352 domain-containing protein, protein MRAEYVENYDEYSAPENDKVLKVYLKFKNNNKDQVLVDNSAFSMKVRGENYPEWYGGDGTEGMFSHQLNQGNTATGTLVYDVPESNFYTLEMDANFNLKNVKAKWNISKAMIKKGNGSSDETEVSTTSSSKNDGSESKDYPYTADEYNALVDEYNALTDGEKMNHVTRGVTNKEYNDLAARVDKLYEQLGAEYEEEYQKQLEKEEAEWQKEQDRLDKEFDAEMKRQDEAYAREEAQRQKQEAADQRAYEAEQKRIEEQEAREAAAAQKQEEEWARQEAELQKQEAVMSEE, encoded by the coding sequence ATGAGAGCAGAATATGTAGAGAATTATGATGAATACAGTGCACCGGAAAACGACAAAGTATTGAAGGTTTATTTAAAATTCAAAAACAATAATAAAGATCAAGTATTAGTTGATAACAGTGCATTTTCTATGAAGGTACGTGGTGAAAATTATCCTGAATGGTATGGCGGAGATGGAACAGAAGGTATGTTTTCTCATCAATTAAATCAAGGCAACACAGCAACAGGAACTTTAGTTTATGACGTACCGGAGTCTAATTTTTACACATTAGAAATGGATGCTAATTTCAATTTGAAAAATGTGAAAGCCAAGTGGAATATCTCTAAAGCAATGATTAAAAAAGGCAATGGCAGCAGTGATGAAACTGAAGTAAGTACGACAAGCAGTTCTAAAAATGATGGCAGTGAGAGTAAAGATTATCCATATACAGCAGATGAATATAATGCGCTAGTAGATGAATACAATGCATTGACGGATGGAGAAAAGATGAATCATGTCACACGTGGTGTAACGAATAAAGAATATAATGATTTAGCGGCACGTGTTGATAAGTTATATGAACAACTCGGAGCAGAGTATGAGGAAGAATACCAAAAACAATTAGAGAAAGAAGAAGCTGAATGGCAAAAAGAACAAGACCGTTTAGATAAAGAATTCGATGCTGAGATGAAACGTCAAGATGAAGCATATGCACGCGAAGAAGCACAACGCCAAAAACAAGAAGCAGCCGATCAAAGAGCATATGAAGCTGAGCAAAAGCGCATAGAAGAACAAGAAGCGCGTGAAGCAGCGGCGGCTCAAAAGCAAGAAGAGGAATGGGCAAGACAAGAAGCTGAATTACAAAAACAAGAAGCAGTAATGTCTGAAGAATAA
- the argF gene encoding ornithine carbamoyltransferase, which yields MQNLRNRNFLTLLDFSQKEVEFLLNLSEDLKRAKYAGIEQQTMKGKNIALIFEKDSTRTRCAFEVAAYDQGAHVTYLGPTGSQMGKKETAADTARVLGGMYDGIEYRGFSQRTVETLAKESGVPVWNGLTDEDHPTQVLADFLTAKETLKKPYHEINFTYVGDGRNNVANALMAGAAIMGMRFHLVCPKELNPTDELLNRCKELAKENGGEILVTDDIDKGVKGSDVLYTDVWVSMGEPDEVWEERIKLLKPYQVNQEMIEKTGNPRVIFEHCLPSFHNTDTKIGKEIYDKYGLKEMEVTDEVFEGKHSVVFQEAENRMHTIKAVMVATLGDIG from the coding sequence ATGCAAAACTTAAGAAACAGAAATTTCCTAACATTATTAGATTTTTCACAGAAAGAAGTTGAATTTTTACTTAATCTTTCAGAAGATTTGAAAAGAGCGAAATACGCAGGTATTGAGCAGCAGACGATGAAAGGAAAAAACATTGCATTAATTTTTGAAAAAGACTCAACTCGTACTCGTTGCGCATTTGAAGTTGCAGCTTACGACCAAGGCGCTCACGTTACTTACCTTGGACCTACAGGCAGCCAAATGGGTAAAAAAGAAACAGCAGCAGATACAGCACGCGTTTTAGGCGGCATGTATGACGGTATCGAATACCGCGGATTCTCTCAACGTACTGTTGAAACATTGGCTAAAGAATCAGGCGTTCCGGTATGGAACGGTTTAACAGACGAAGATCACCCGACTCAAGTATTGGCTGACTTCTTGACTGCTAAAGAAACATTGAAAAAACCTTATCACGAAATCAACTTCACATATGTCGGAGACGGACGCAACAACGTTGCGAACGCATTGATGGCAGGTGCTGCAATTATGGGTATGCGCTTCCACTTAGTATGTCCGAAAGAATTGAACCCGACTGATGAATTATTGAACCGCTGTAAAGAATTAGCTAAAGAAAACGGCGGCGAAATCTTGGTAACTGATGATATCGACAAAGGTGTTAAAGGATCTGACGTACTTTACACAGACGTTTGGGTATCTATGGGCGAACCTGACGAAGTTTGGGAAGAACGTATCAAATTATTGAAACCTTACCAAGTCAACCAAGAAATGATTGAAAAAACAGGCAATCCACGTGTTATCTTCGAACACTGCTTGCCATCATTCCACAACACTGACACTAAAATCGGCAAAGAAATTTATGACAAATACGGCTTGAAAGAAATGGAAGTTACAGACGAAGTCTTCGAAGGCAAACATTCTGTTGTATTCCAAGAAGCTGAAAACCGTATGCACACTATCAAAGCAGTAATGGTCGCTACTTTAGGCGATATTGGATAA
- a CDS encoding CYTH domain-containing protein: protein MKNIMIKGSIAIGTLLLLMPHAQSEAAADKYEVKVYANADKIVKDNRHVDHGILDQLGSEDKDEDFNVQYIDDSNRTNYNNKETFRVRKSEDEDSTELQYKKRYPITNGDADAAIAQAKKDGFNTDDYEVEYGENGQTLSASNESETNNGSSLPNAEQSLSALKSSAKAPFDALLNKISSPQKIGPVHFERHKGNIDGNKVKIENWDIGNQNVVEVSAKVSSEAEAKTVQQAIIKKLDSMGIHETKDQLKTDMIFNNY from the coding sequence ATGAAAAATATAATGATTAAAGGGAGTATCGCAATTGGTACATTATTGCTGCTGATGCCTCATGCACAAAGTGAAGCAGCAGCCGATAAGTATGAAGTTAAGGTTTATGCAAATGCAGACAAGATTGTTAAGGATAATCGACATGTTGATCACGGGATATTAGACCAACTGGGTTCTGAAGACAAAGATGAGGATTTTAATGTTCAGTACATAGACGATAGTAATCGTACAAATTACAACAATAAAGAAACATTTCGTGTGCGCAAATCAGAAGATGAAGATTCAACAGAATTACAATATAAAAAGCGTTACCCTATTACAAATGGAGATGCAGATGCAGCTATAGCACAAGCTAAGAAAGATGGATTTAATACAGATGATTATGAAGTTGAATATGGAGAAAACGGACAAACATTAAGTGCATCAAATGAAAGTGAAACAAATAACGGTTCATCTTTACCGAATGCTGAACAAAGTTTAAGTGCTTTAAAAAGCAGTGCTAAAGCACCATTTGATGCATTATTAAACAAAATAAGCAGTCCTCAAAAGATTGGACCTGTTCACTTTGAACGACACAAAGGTAATATTGATGGAAATAAAGTAAAAATTGAAAACTGGGATATCGGTAATCAGAATGTAGTAGAGGTTTCTGCAAAAGTTTCAAGTGAAGCTGAAGCAAAAACAGTACAGCAAGCAATTATTAAAAAATTAGATTCTATGGGTATTCATGAAACTAAAGACCAACTAAAAACAGATATGATTTTTAACAATTATTAG